The following DNA comes from Janthinobacterium sp. TB1-E2.
GCCAAGACGGCGCGCGACGCGGCCCTCGTGCACCTGCATGCGGCCTATCCCGAGTACTGCTTCGACCAGCACAAGGGCTATGGCACAAAATTGCACCTGGAGCGCCTGCATCTGCACGGCGCCTCGCCCGTGCACCGTCGCTCGTTCGCGCCCGTGCGCAACGTGATCGCGCTGTTTGGCGGACAGGAGGTGGCGGCATGAAGACGATTACCTCGCGCGACAATGCGCAATACAAGGATTTGCTGAAGCTGGCGGGCAGTTCGCAGGCGCGCCGCAAGTCGGGCCGCACCTTGCTCGACGGCGTGCACCTGTGCCAGTCGTATCTGCAGCTGCGCGGCATGCCCGAGCAGTGCATCGTCAGCGAAAGCGCCTTGCAAAATGCGGAAGTGGCGGAGATCGTCGGCCAGCTGGAAAGCCAGCGCGCGCATGTACTGGGTTTGCCCGACGCGCTGTACAAAGCCGTGAGCCAGGTCGAACACGGCGTGGGCGTGATGTTCCTCATCGAGACGCCGGAACGGGCCGTCACGCAGCCGCTGAGCGTATCGGCCGTGCTGCTCGATAACCTGCAAGACCCGGGCAACGTGGGGTCGATTTTGCGCAGCGCGGCGGCGGCCGGCATCACGCAGGTGTACTGCAGCGCCGGCACGGCCTTCTGCTGGTCGCCGAAGGTGCTGCGCGCGGCGATGGGCGCACACTTCGTGCTCGATATCTTTGAAAACGTCGACCTGGCCGCGCTCGTTGCGGGCGCCAAGGTGGCGACCCTGGCTACCAGCGGCTACGCCACAAAGCAGCTGTACGACGTCGACCTGCGCCAACCGGTCGCCTGGCTGTTCGGCCATGAAGGGCAGGGAGTGGCCGACGACCTGCTGGCTATGGCGACGCACCAGGTGGTTATTCCCCACCTGGGCCAGATCGAATCGCTGAACGTGGCCGCCTGCGCCGCCGTCTGCTTCTTCGAGCAGCTGCGCCAGGGCCAGTCCTGAACAGGGTAGCCATGTCTTTTCCTCCGCTTGCCGATGGTGCCGCACGTGACGAGGCCTGGTGGCGCCAGGTAGCCGCGTTGTATCCCGCGCCGCCGGACGCCATCGTCAATCTCGAACATGGCTATTTCGGCGCCATGGCCGCGCCCGTGCAAGCGGCGTTCGAACAGGCCGTGCGCTACACCAACGAGCAACTGAGCCCTTTCGTGCGCGGCGAGTTCACGCGCACACATGTGGATATCCTGCGCCAGCGCGTCGCCGCGCTGATCGGCGCGCAGCCGCACGAGATCCTGCTGACCCGCAGCGGCACCGAATCGATGCAGGTGCTGATCACGCAATACCACGCCCTGGCGCCCGGCGATACGGTGCTGTGGAGTAATCTCGATTATCCGGCCATGCGCACGGCCATGCGCTGGCTGGCGCAGCGCCGTGGCGTCACCAGCACGCAAGTCACATTGAGCCTGCCCATCAGCGATGACGAGATCATCGCCCGTTACGCGCAAGCCATGCGCCAGGCCGTCAATCCAAAATTGCTGCTGCTGTCGCAGGTGACGCCGGCCAACGGCCAGCAACTGCCGCTCAAGGACATCATGGCGCTGGCGCGCGAGCACGGCATCGACGTGCTGCTCGACAGCGCCCATGCGCTGGGACAGGTCGACGTGGACGTGCAGGCCATGGGCGTCGATTTCGCCGGTTTCAATCTGCACAAATGGCTGGGGGCGCCGGCGGGACTCGGTGTCGTGTATATCCGCGCATCGCAGCTGCACAAGATCGAGCCGCATTGTGGCGACGACGATTATCCGCTGGACGATATCCGCAGCCGCCTGCACATGGGCATGCCGCCGATCGGCGCCATCCTGGCCGCGCCTGCCGCGTTGGATTTCCATGCGCGCCTGGGCGGCACGCCGGCCAAGAACGAACGCCTGGCCTGGCTGCGCAATTACTGGGTCAGCCGCGCCGCGCAACTGCCGGGCGTGCGCATGTTGTCGCCGCTCGATGCCAGGCGTGGTACGGCGCTGGTCGCCTTTGCAGTCGATGGCATGAGCGCGCGCGATCTGCAGCAAGCCTTGCTGCAGCGTTTCGGCGTCTTTACCGTGCAGCGCAATATCGGCGATACCGATGTCGTGCGCGCCACGGTCGCCATCACGACCACCACCGGTGAACTCGATCAGCTGGTGGCC
Coding sequences within:
- a CDS encoding aminotransferase class V-fold PLP-dependent enzyme, with translation MSFPPLADGAARDEAWWRQVAALYPAPPDAIVNLEHGYFGAMAAPVQAAFEQAVRYTNEQLSPFVRGEFTRTHVDILRQRVAALIGAQPHEILLTRSGTESMQVLITQYHALAPGDTVLWSNLDYPAMRTAMRWLAQRRGVTSTQVTLSLPISDDEIIARYAQAMRQAVNPKLLLLSQVTPANGQQLPLKDIMALAREHGIDVLLDSAHALGQVDVDVQAMGVDFAGFNLHKWLGAPAGLGVVYIRASQLHKIEPHCGDDDYPLDDIRSRLHMGMPPIGAILAAPAALDFHARLGGTPAKNERLAWLRNYWVSRAAQLPGVRMLSPLDARRGTALVAFAVDGMSARDLQQALLQRFGVFTVQRNIGDTDVVRATVAITTTTGELDQLVAALMVLSSEATT
- a CDS encoding RNA methyltransferase encodes the protein MKTITSRDNAQYKDLLKLAGSSQARRKSGRTLLDGVHLCQSYLQLRGMPEQCIVSESALQNAEVAEIVGQLESQRAHVLGLPDALYKAVSQVEHGVGVMFLIETPERAVTQPLSVSAVLLDNLQDPGNVGSILRSAAAAGITQVYCSAGTAFCWSPKVLRAAMGAHFVLDIFENVDLAALVAGAKVATLATSGYATKQLYDVDLRQPVAWLFGHEGQGVADDLLAMATHQVVIPHLGQIESLNVAACAAVCFFEQLRQGQS